The following are encoded together in the Hyalangium minutum genome:
- a CDS encoding peroxiredoxin produces the protein MIQVGDPAPDFTATDCQGRPLSLSSLRGRRVVLFFFPKAFTIGCTLEVRAFRDNQARIEALGANLVGVSVDSVATQCAFAAREHIHFALLGDDERRISKAYDVLWPVLNVDRRVTFILGPDGKVEAVIRHEARVYRHLDDVLRYLQDHPLPAAPGTGPSRG, from the coding sequence ATGATTCAGGTTGGAGATCCAGCGCCGGACTTCACCGCCACCGACTGCCAGGGGCGCCCCCTCTCCCTCTCCTCACTCCGAGGGCGGCGCGTGGTGCTGTTCTTCTTCCCCAAGGCGTTCACCATCGGCTGCACCCTCGAAGTGCGCGCTTTCCGGGACAACCAGGCCCGCATCGAGGCGCTGGGCGCGAACCTGGTCGGAGTGTCCGTGGACTCCGTGGCCACCCAGTGCGCCTTCGCCGCCCGGGAGCACATCCACTTCGCCCTCCTCGGAGACGACGAGCGCCGCATCAGCAAGGCCTATGATGTGCTCTGGCCCGTGCTGAACGTGGATCGCCGCGTCACCTTCATCCTCGGGCCGGACGGCAAGGTGGAGGCCGTCATCCGCCACGAGGCCCGCGTCTACCGGCACCTGGATGACGTCTTGCGTTACCTCCAGGACCACCCGCTCCCCGCCGCCCCGGGCACTGGGCCCTCACGCGGCTAG
- a CDS encoding RNA polymerase sigma factor, with translation MRPRLAVASAPAPTDEELCRAFLDGDEAAFGVLVERYRTLVLSLVRRFVPRPEDAADLAQQAFLRALEASHRVFLNWKWTSSTPFRSWLVRIALNLAKNHARQGNRWRTALLTEVEDASADPGESPQERLEQQERERRLQAAVIALPRRQREVLTLRVDADLPFRDIAETLGITENNAKVQFHHAVKRLKAEVAGAPEETDE, from the coding sequence ATGCGCCCCCGGTTGGCGGTGGCAAGCGCCCCTGCCCCTACAGATGAGGAGCTGTGCCGAGCCTTCCTGGATGGGGACGAGGCCGCCTTTGGCGTGCTGGTAGAGCGATATCGCACCCTGGTCCTCTCGCTGGTCCGCCGCTTCGTCCCCCGGCCCGAGGACGCGGCGGACCTGGCGCAGCAGGCCTTTTTGAGGGCGTTGGAGGCCTCGCACCGCGTCTTCCTGAACTGGAAGTGGACGAGCTCCACCCCCTTCCGCTCCTGGCTGGTGCGGATTGCGCTCAACCTGGCGAAGAACCATGCGCGCCAGGGGAACCGCTGGCGCACCGCCCTGCTGACAGAGGTGGAGGATGCCTCGGCGGACCCGGGCGAGTCCCCCCAGGAGCGGCTGGAGCAGCAGGAGCGCGAGCGGCGCCTCCAGGCTGCGGTGATCGCCCTGCCCCGCCGCCAGCGCGAGGTCCTCACCCTCCGGGTGGATGCGGACCTGCCCTTTCGAGACATCGCCGAGACACTCGGCATCACCGAGAACAATGCCAAGGTGCAGTTCCACCACGCCGTGAAGCGCCTGAAGGCGGAGGTGGCTGGCGCGCCAGAGGAGACGGACGAATGA
- the uvrA gene encoding excinuclease ABC subunit UvrA, which translates to MHKTHLVGARTHNLQSLSVDLSEGELVCITGVSGAGKSSLALDTLYAEGQRRFVESFSPYARQFLERLERPPMDQLEPVAAGVAVDRRAPVKSSRSTVATLADVEAYLSALFTREAMPVCPACGVEAVRTDARVAAAAAISEHPDAQVILTWPVRIAGTAEFLDVRARLLKDGYHRLVVQGEVRELEALRPSEATDSAGVAQVVVDRVKLAQGQLSRLTQAVEDAWARSEGEAMLFLPGGATRRIRRGLVCPKCAREFEPARPGLFSYQSPTGACATCRGFGRTIGIDWDKVIPNPSLSLAQGAIRPWSGKTSEWERNMLHRYAKAMGIPLDTPWSSLQPEQREMVLEGEGDYHDGRSYPGVRAWFRWMESRTYKMHVRVLLSRYRAYSLCEKCQGARLNEQALAYRVGGLDLAAWHRLELSDACERLESLRTTTGQGELARKELASRLRYLLRVGLGYLTLDRPARTLSGGEAQRVSLTAALGTSLTGALFVLDEPTVGLHPSDVRPLTEAMAELAERGNVTLVIEQDEHVIRSAHRVLELGPGAGKHGGKLCFDGPPEALAKRTDLPTGQLLAGTQETPRTTRQRTGELVVRNAHEHNLQGLTVRVPLGVLCAITGPSGSGKSTLMDEVLYRHLARGLGEKDIEAPGAVDALEGAETVKSITFVDQSPLGRTSRGNAATYTKAWDRLRERFASEPEAEVRGLTAAHFSFNVDKGRCEACSGEGYETVEMQFLADVALRCAVCRGRRFKEEVLAVQHQGFSVAQVLELTVDEVLKHFGDDTALKRTLGPVARLGLGYLSLGQPLSTLSGGEAQRLKLARALASEAKGSLFLIDEPSAGLHELDVRHVLAALHELVGRGASVVVVDHDLSVMRGSDWIIDLGPGGGRHGGRLVAEGTPAELAKGSGLTAAALREESTGARRPAKPRKAAAGSPAIEVEHAREHNLQEISCRIPLGKMTVVTGPSGSGKSSLAFDVVFAEGQRRFLETLTPYARQFLPTMPRPDVERISSIPPTVALEQRTSRAGATSTVATVTEVAHYLRLLFAKLGQPHCPNDDSPIASTSPDALYAQLTESKGDGTVLAPAVRARKGTYLDLFAAAARAGITTAIVDGQIANTDNPPRLTKTREHDIDLVMYEGKLAKLPRPVFDRALGWGQGALKVRSAKGETLLSTERTCPRCGTAVPELDPRWFSFNTKQGRCEACEGTGVEGGAEAIAEGHTAPCRTCQGSRLSPVPRAVRLENARYHEVVQNSVTATLARVQGWKFRGDRALIGEPSRQELVRRLEFLDRVGLGYLSLDRAAATLSGGEMQRLRLSAQLGAGLTGALYVLDEPTIGLHPRDTHRLLSNLRALVDTGSSVLVVEHDTDTIRAADHLIDLGPTGGRGGGRILAEGAPEDVLQREDSPTAKALRASQIRPPSTRGEPQKWLELKGARANNLKRVDLRLPVRRLTVVSGVSGSGKSTLIRQVLYPALREKLGLVGPKPGPFESLHGVEAISRVLAVDQSPIGRTPRSVPATFLGIWDELRRAFAATPEAKIRGFGPARFSFNTAAGGRCPACEGQGAISHEMAFLPDVVTPCEVCGGARFDAATLEVRYHGLTIGEVLRLSADEAKEVFRALPKVAAPLECLSDLGVGYLQLGQGSNTLSGGEAQRLKLAAELTANSRHEPTLYVLDEPTTGLHLGDVDRLITFLGRLVDRGDTLVVIEHHPSVIASAEHVVELGPEGGEEGGRIVAEGTPRELCKMKTATGRVLKALFAQGEERKARATAR; encoded by the coding sequence TCCACAGTGGCCACGCTGGCGGACGTGGAGGCCTACCTCTCCGCGCTCTTCACCCGGGAGGCCATGCCGGTATGTCCCGCCTGTGGCGTGGAGGCAGTCCGGACGGACGCGCGCGTGGCGGCAGCGGCGGCCATCTCCGAGCACCCGGACGCGCAGGTCATCCTCACGTGGCCCGTGCGCATTGCTGGCACCGCCGAGTTCCTCGATGTGCGCGCCCGGCTGCTCAAGGACGGCTACCACCGGCTCGTGGTGCAGGGCGAGGTGCGGGAGCTGGAGGCGCTGCGGCCGAGCGAGGCGACGGACTCCGCGGGCGTCGCCCAGGTGGTGGTGGATCGCGTGAAGCTGGCGCAGGGGCAGCTCTCCCGCCTTACCCAGGCGGTCGAGGACGCGTGGGCGCGCAGCGAGGGCGAGGCCATGCTGTTCCTCCCCGGTGGCGCTACGCGGCGCATCCGCCGAGGCCTCGTGTGCCCGAAGTGCGCGCGTGAGTTCGAGCCCGCACGCCCGGGGCTCTTCAGCTACCAGTCCCCCACGGGCGCGTGCGCCACGTGCCGGGGCTTCGGGCGCACCATCGGCATCGACTGGGACAAGGTCATCCCCAATCCCTCGCTCAGCCTCGCGCAGGGGGCCATCCGGCCGTGGTCCGGGAAGACCTCGGAATGGGAGCGCAACATGCTCCACCGCTACGCCAAGGCCATGGGCATCCCCCTGGACACGCCGTGGAGCTCGCTCCAGCCGGAGCAGCGGGAGATGGTGCTGGAGGGCGAGGGTGACTACCACGATGGGCGCTCGTACCCCGGCGTGCGCGCGTGGTTCCGATGGATGGAGAGCCGCACGTACAAGATGCACGTGCGCGTGCTGCTCTCGCGCTACCGGGCGTACTCGCTCTGCGAGAAGTGCCAGGGGGCTCGGCTGAACGAGCAGGCCCTGGCGTACCGCGTGGGGGGGCTGGATCTGGCGGCCTGGCACCGGCTGGAGCTGTCCGACGCGTGCGAGCGCCTGGAGTCGCTGCGCACCACCACCGGCCAGGGCGAGCTGGCGCGCAAGGAGCTGGCCAGCCGGCTCCGCTACTTGCTGCGTGTGGGGTTGGGTTACCTCACGCTGGATCGGCCCGCGCGGACGCTCTCCGGAGGCGAGGCCCAGCGCGTGTCGCTCACCGCGGCGCTCGGCACGTCGCTCACGGGGGCCCTCTTCGTCCTGGACGAGCCCACCGTGGGCCTCCACCCCAGCGACGTACGCCCGCTCACCGAGGCCATGGCCGAGCTGGCGGAGCGAGGGAACGTCACGCTCGTCATCGAGCAGGACGAGCACGTCATCCGCTCCGCCCACCGGGTCCTGGAGTTGGGGCCTGGCGCGGGCAAGCACGGCGGGAAGCTGTGCTTCGATGGTCCGCCCGAGGCCCTGGCGAAGCGGACGGACCTTCCCACGGGTCAGCTCCTGGCGGGGACGCAGGAGACGCCGCGCACGACTCGGCAGCGCACGGGGGAGCTGGTCGTGCGCAATGCCCATGAGCACAACCTCCAGGGTTTGACGGTGCGCGTTCCGCTGGGAGTGCTGTGCGCCATCACGGGGCCGAGTGGTTCGGGCAAGAGCACGCTGATGGACGAGGTGCTCTACCGGCACCTGGCGCGCGGACTGGGGGAGAAGGACATCGAGGCCCCTGGGGCGGTAGACGCGCTGGAGGGCGCCGAGACGGTGAAGTCCATCACCTTCGTGGACCAGTCGCCGCTGGGGCGCACCTCGCGAGGCAATGCCGCCACGTACACCAAGGCCTGGGATCGGCTGCGCGAGCGCTTCGCCTCGGAGCCCGAGGCCGAGGTGCGAGGCCTGACCGCCGCCCACTTCTCCTTCAACGTGGACAAGGGCCGCTGCGAGGCCTGCTCGGGCGAGGGCTACGAGACGGTGGAGATGCAGTTCCTCGCGGACGTGGCGCTGCGCTGCGCCGTCTGCCGGGGCCGGCGCTTCAAGGAGGAGGTGCTCGCCGTCCAGCACCAGGGCTTCAGCGTCGCGCAGGTGCTGGAGCTCACCGTGGACGAGGTACTGAAGCACTTCGGGGACGATACCGCGCTGAAGCGCACCCTGGGGCCCGTGGCGCGGCTCGGCCTGGGCTACCTGTCGCTCGGGCAGCCGCTCTCCACGCTCTCGGGGGGCGAGGCGCAGCGGCTGAAGTTGGCCCGGGCGCTGGCGAGTGAGGCCAAGGGCTCGCTCTTCCTGATCGACGAGCCGAGCGCGGGCCTGCATGAGCTCGATGTGCGCCATGTGCTCGCGGCGCTGCACGAGTTGGTGGGGCGGGGCGCTAGCGTCGTCGTCGTGGACCATGACCTCTCCGTCATGCGGGGCTCGGACTGGATCATCGATCTGGGACCGGGCGGTGGGCGGCATGGTGGGCGTCTGGTGGCCGAGGGCACTCCCGCCGAGTTGGCCAAGGGCTCAGGTCTCACCGCAGCGGCCCTGCGCGAGGAGAGCACCGGGGCTCGGCGCCCAGCGAAGCCTCGGAAGGCCGCCGCGGGCAGCCCGGCCATCGAGGTGGAGCATGCGCGCGAGCACAACCTCCAGGAGATCTCCTGCCGCATTCCCCTGGGGAAGATGACGGTGGTGACGGGGCCCAGCGGCTCGGGGAAGAGCTCGCTGGCGTTCGACGTCGTCTTTGCCGAGGGCCAGCGGCGCTTCCTGGAGACGCTGACGCCGTATGCGCGGCAGTTCTTGCCGACCATGCCTCGGCCGGACGTGGAGCGCATCAGCAGCATCCCGCCCACCGTGGCCCTGGAGCAGCGCACCTCGCGCGCGGGCGCTACGAGCACCGTGGCCACCGTGACGGAGGTGGCTCACTACCTGCGCCTCCTGTTCGCCAAGCTGGGCCAGCCGCACTGCCCGAACGATGACTCGCCGATTGCCTCCACCTCGCCGGATGCGCTGTACGCACAGCTCACCGAGTCGAAGGGGGACGGCACCGTGCTGGCTCCCGCGGTCCGGGCTCGCAAGGGAACGTACCTGGATCTCTTCGCGGCGGCGGCTCGCGCGGGGATCACCACGGCCATCGTGGACGGGCAGATCGCCAACACGGACAACCCGCCACGGCTGACGAAGACACGCGAGCACGACATCGACCTCGTCATGTACGAGGGCAAGCTGGCCAAGCTGCCTCGCCCTGTGTTCGATCGGGCGCTGGGCTGGGGCCAGGGCGCGCTGAAAGTGCGGAGCGCCAAGGGCGAGACGCTGCTGTCCACCGAGCGCACCTGTCCTCGCTGTGGAACCGCTGTGCCGGAGCTGGACCCACGCTGGTTCTCCTTCAATACGAAGCAGGGGCGCTGCGAGGCCTGTGAGGGCACAGGTGTCGAGGGCGGCGCCGAGGCCATCGCCGAGGGCCACACCGCTCCGTGCCGTACCTGTCAGGGCTCGCGTCTGTCTCCGGTGCCTCGCGCCGTGAGGTTGGAGAACGCGCGGTACCACGAGGTGGTGCAGAACTCCGTCACCGCCACGCTGGCGCGTGTCCAGGGCTGGAAGTTCCGTGGGGATCGGGCGCTCATCGGTGAGCCCTCGCGCCAGGAGCTTGTCCGGCGCCTGGAGTTCCTCGATCGCGTGGGGCTGGGCTACCTCTCATTGGATCGCGCCGCCGCCACGCTCTCGGGAGGCGAGATGCAGCGGCTGCGCCTCTCGGCACAGCTCGGAGCGGGGCTCACGGGGGCGCTGTACGTGCTCGACGAGCCCACCATTGGCCTGCACCCGCGCGACACCCACCGGCTGCTGTCCAACCTCCGGGCGCTCGTGGACACGGGGTCTTCCGTGCTCGTGGTGGAGCACGACACGGACACCATCCGCGCGGCGGACCACCTCATCGATCTGGGGCCCACGGGCGGACGTGGCGGTGGGCGCATCCTCGCCGAGGGCGCTCCGGAGGACGTGCTGCAACGGGAGGACTCACCGACCGCGAAGGCGCTCCGGGCCTCGCAGATTCGCCCTCCCAGCACTCGCGGAGAGCCCCAGAAGTGGCTCGAGCTGAAGGGTGCCCGCGCCAACAACCTGAAGCGCGTCGATCTCCGGCTGCCTGTCAGGAGGCTCACGGTCGTCTCCGGCGTCTCCGGTTCGGGCAAGAGCACGCTCATCCGCCAGGTGCTGTACCCGGCGCTGCGCGAGAAGCTTGGACTGGTGGGGCCGAAGCCTGGGCCGTTCGAATCGCTGCACGGCGTGGAGGCGATCTCCCGCGTGCTGGCGGTGGACCAGTCTCCCATCGGGCGCACACCGCGCTCGGTGCCGGCGACGTTCCTCGGCATCTGGGACGAGCTGCGCCGCGCCTTCGCCGCCACTCCCGAGGCCAAGATCCGGGGCTTCGGTCCGGCACGCTTCTCCTTCAACACCGCCGCTGGAGGCCGGTGCCCGGCATGCGAGGGGCAAGGGGCCATCTCCCACGAGATGGCGTTCCTCCCGGACGTGGTGACGCCGTGCGAGGTGTGCGGCGGGGCCCGCTTTGATGCGGCCACTCTCGAGGTGCGCTACCACGGGCTCACCATCGGCGAGGTGCTGCGGCTGTCCGCCGACGAGGCCAAGGAGGTCTTCCGCGCGCTGCCCAAGGTGGCCGCGCCGCTGGAGTGCCTCTCGGACCTCGGTGTGGGGTACCTGCAGTTGGGCCAGGGCTCCAACACGCTGTCCGGCGGCGAGGCCCAGCGGCTCAAGCTGGCGGCGGAGCTGACGGCGAACTCGCGCCACGAGCCGACGCTCTACGTGCTCGACGAGCCCACCACGGGACTCCACCTGGGCGACGTGGACCGGCTCATCACCTTCCTGGGGCGGCTGGTGGATCGGGGAGACACGCTGGTGGTGATCGAGCACCACCCGTCCGTCATCGCCTCCGCGGAGCACGTTGTGGAGCTGGGGCCCGAGGGAGGCGAGGAGGGCGGCCGCATCGTGGCGGAGGGAACGCCTCGGGAGCTGTGCAAGATGAAGACGGCGACCGGGCGCGTGCTCAAGGCCCTGTTCGCACAGGGCGAGGAGCGCAAGGCCCGGGCCACCGCTCGGTGA
- a CDS encoding anti-sigma factor family protein, with protein sequence MNACPEYEELLTLHATGALEAQDEARVRAHLASCTACRSEAESTARLLSTVALPAPSPAMRQRMDTLPQRTLGAWRREQVRQAFRARTVGAMLAAAATVLLVVSPSLRGAGQPKGTVALPTAVSQQEAESESEFEQWAVADPLGDELDALLADEDLDEWDEDAEMEPSASELFLNPNLGEMP encoded by the coding sequence ATGAACGCGTGCCCCGAGTACGAGGAGCTGCTGACGCTCCATGCCACCGGAGCGCTGGAGGCCCAGGACGAAGCTCGCGTCCGCGCGCACCTGGCCTCTTGCACCGCGTGCCGAAGTGAGGCCGAGTCGACCGCGCGCCTCCTCTCGACCGTGGCGCTGCCGGCGCCCTCGCCAGCAATGCGGCAACGAATGGACACGCTGCCTCAGCGGACGCTGGGGGCGTGGCGGCGCGAGCAGGTGCGCCAGGCCTTCCGGGCCCGGACCGTGGGCGCGATGCTGGCTGCGGCGGCAACGGTATTGCTGGTGGTGAGCCCGTCGCTGCGAGGCGCGGGTCAGCCCAAGGGAACCGTGGCGCTGCCGACCGCAGTCTCGCAGCAGGAGGCAGAGTCCGAGTCCGAGTTTGAGCAGTGGGCCGTCGCGGATCCGCTCGGCGATGAGCTGGACGCACTGCTGGCCGATGAGGACTTGGACGAGTGGGACGAAGACGCCGAGATGGAGCCGTCCGCGAGTGAGCTGTTCTTGAACCCGAACCTGGGAGAGATGCCGTGA
- a CDS encoding TfuA-like protein: MKRRPEDLVVFLGPSLPVGEARRWVNCHVLPPARRGDVWRALALRPRAIALIDGVGEALPPVWHQELLAAVEAGVAVFGGAGQGALRAAELAAQGMVGVGQIFEWYRTGMLVDDSEVALRHAGAEQGYRPLTVPMVNVRHVVTQARAARVLNARQARTLVTVAERLYYAERTWRRILDAERPSWSAATWGSWEGWFSRGVEDLQALDAQACLRAAAAFLASAAPVKPPRGGVRTSLPAKVRRRRLEEGVAVLAGRTVSSSQVLAVLQQEPDSAALAEAGLRRALLAGWARSLGLEPTAEEVKQAEDEWWRRHGVRPPDREVFLGACGLDGPGLRRLCEEWALERLVLSHAARLLPEGPSREEALASEARLQGRWAQAARGVRWAQRRRAR; this comes from the coding sequence ATGAAACGCCGTCCTGAGGATCTCGTTGTCTTTCTGGGCCCCTCGCTGCCCGTGGGCGAGGCGCGCCGGTGGGTGAATTGTCATGTGCTGCCTCCGGCCCGCCGAGGGGATGTGTGGCGGGCGCTCGCGCTGCGTCCCCGCGCCATCGCTCTGATCGATGGAGTGGGCGAGGCCCTGCCGCCGGTGTGGCACCAGGAGCTGCTGGCCGCGGTGGAGGCGGGCGTGGCCGTCTTCGGGGGCGCAGGGCAGGGGGCGCTGCGCGCGGCGGAACTGGCTGCGCAGGGCATGGTAGGGGTGGGGCAGATCTTCGAGTGGTACCGGACGGGGATGCTGGTGGATGACTCGGAGGTGGCGCTGCGGCACGCCGGCGCCGAGCAGGGCTACCGGCCGCTCACCGTGCCGATGGTGAATGTCCGGCACGTGGTGACCCAGGCGCGGGCGGCGCGGGTGCTCAACGCGCGGCAGGCGCGGACGCTGGTGACGGTGGCCGAGCGCCTCTACTACGCGGAGCGCACCTGGCGCCGGATCCTGGATGCCGAGCGCCCGTCCTGGTCCGCAGCCACGTGGGGAAGCTGGGAGGGATGGTTCTCCCGGGGCGTGGAGGATCTGCAGGCGCTGGATGCCCAGGCGTGCCTCCGGGCGGCGGCGGCGTTCCTGGCGTCGGCCGCGCCGGTGAAGCCTCCCCGGGGAGGGGTGAGGACTTCGCTTCCCGCGAAGGTGAGGCGGCGCAGGTTGGAGGAGGGCGTGGCCGTGCTGGCGGGGCGGACGGTGTCCTCCTCCCAAGTGCTGGCGGTGCTGCAGCAGGAGCCGGACAGCGCGGCGCTGGCCGAGGCGGGGCTGCGGCGGGCGCTCCTGGCGGGCTGGGCGCGCTCGTTGGGGTTGGAGCCCACCGCTGAGGAAGTGAAGCAGGCCGAGGACGAGTGGTGGCGGCGCCACGGAGTGCGGCCTCCGGATCGCGAGGTCTTCCTGGGAGCGTGTGGGCTGGATGGGCCCGGCCTGAGGCGGCTGTGCGAGGAGTGGGCGCTGGAGCGGCTCGTGCTCTCACACGCGGCGAGGTTGTTGCCGGAGGGGCCCTCGCGGGAGGAGGCGTTGGCTTCCGAGGCGCGCCTCCAGGGGCGCTGGGCCCAGGCTGCACGGGGGGTGCGGTGGGCACAGCGCCGCCGCGCCCGGTGA
- a CDS encoding YcaO-like family protein, with protein sequence MEVTRVARVTGLDRTGVEVACAVRPGSPGLGACSGPGLTFEHAALSALYETAVLWAAEHVPTSQLVWAARAELDPRSGEAWSAEALGSAGRLVEPRLWGDSVRCAWRQATELHSRRNVWVPAQGVHCPPAGAVALGPVSVMWTRNGTGADPDAQRALLQALLEATKRDQLARALPDGWTEEAMRRRMLGPVVLGRAAPRTEALARILKKRGFGVYLFDATPTSRTPGAVGLPVAAAVLVDEEDGPVPLTVGYACALGRDQALLRALLEAACARLSALQGTPQPLSSAERGAVRGLARVCASVRPKRQADTMPDFAAEEASPVRSVRRVMNHLRSAGFTQVAALTLDAPVSGLHVRRVVVPGMRISELS encoded by the coding sequence ATGGAGGTCACCCGTGTGGCCAGGGTGACGGGATTGGACCGTACGGGGGTGGAGGTGGCGTGCGCCGTGAGGCCCGGCAGCCCTGGGCTCGGAGCGTGCTCGGGCCCGGGGTTGACCTTCGAGCACGCGGCTCTGAGCGCGCTTTATGAGACGGCGGTGCTCTGGGCCGCGGAGCACGTCCCCACGAGCCAGCTGGTGTGGGCCGCGCGCGCGGAGCTGGATCCGCGCAGCGGTGAGGCCTGGAGCGCCGAGGCGCTGGGCTCGGCGGGGAGGCTGGTGGAGCCCCGGCTGTGGGGGGACTCCGTGCGGTGCGCGTGGAGGCAGGCCACGGAGCTGCACTCGCGGAGGAACGTCTGGGTGCCGGCGCAGGGGGTGCATTGCCCGCCCGCGGGCGCGGTGGCGCTGGGGCCGGTGAGCGTGATGTGGACGCGCAACGGCACGGGGGCGGATCCAGATGCCCAGCGCGCGCTGTTGCAGGCGCTGCTGGAGGCGACGAAGCGGGATCAGCTCGCCCGGGCGCTGCCGGACGGGTGGACGGAGGAGGCCATGCGGCGGCGCATGCTGGGGCCCGTGGTGCTGGGGCGAGCGGCGCCTCGCACGGAGGCGCTGGCCAGGATTTTGAAGAAGCGAGGGTTTGGCGTGTACCTCTTTGATGCGACGCCCACCTCGCGGACACCGGGGGCGGTGGGGCTTCCGGTGGCCGCGGCGGTGCTGGTGGATGAAGAGGACGGGCCAGTGCCGCTCACGGTGGGGTATGCGTGCGCGCTGGGGAGGGATCAGGCGCTGCTGCGTGCGTTGCTGGAGGCCGCGTGTGCCCGGCTCTCGGCACTGCAGGGGACGCCGCAGCCGTTGTCCTCGGCGGAGCGCGGGGCGGTGCGAGGCCTCGCCCGGGTCTGTGCGTCGGTGCGCCCCAAGCGTCAAGCCGACACCATGCCGGACTTCGCCGCAGAGGAGGCCTCGCCGGTGCGGAGCGTGCGGCGGGTGATGAACCACCTGCGGAGCGCGGGCTTCACCCAGGTGGCCGCCCTCACGCTCGACGCGCCCGTGTCGGGCCTGCACGTGCGGCGCGTGGTGGTGCCGGGCATGCGCATCTCGGAGCTCTCATGA
- a CDS encoding TIGR02265 family protein: MATAGSPSHSRIKGTVLISRLNLVRQQGGQARLEEVLKRLPPADQTLLRKMILPINWYPFDLNLRLDAAIADVLSPEDRTRAFMDMGRASADENLKGAQHVFVRPGEPHFLLSQAPQIYRFYYAVGSRTYEKLGPRSAILRTFGAENVTETDCLTIVGWHQRAIELSGGSAVRVTHPKCVAKGAPHCEYLCQWD; this comes from the coding sequence ATGGCCACGGCCGGTTCTCCCTCTCACTCGCGCATCAAGGGCACGGTGCTCATCTCCCGGCTGAACCTGGTGCGCCAGCAGGGGGGGCAGGCGCGTCTGGAGGAGGTGCTGAAGCGGTTGCCTCCGGCGGACCAGACGCTGCTGCGGAAGATGATCCTTCCGATCAACTGGTACCCGTTCGATCTGAACCTGCGCCTGGACGCGGCCATCGCGGACGTGCTGTCCCCCGAGGACCGCACCCGGGCCTTCATGGACATGGGCCGGGCCTCGGCGGACGAGAACCTCAAGGGCGCCCAGCACGTCTTCGTGCGCCCGGGCGAGCCGCACTTCCTGCTCAGCCAGGCGCCGCAGATCTACCGCTTCTATTACGCCGTCGGCTCGCGCACCTACGAGAAGCTCGGCCCGCGCTCGGCCATCCTGCGCACCTTCGGGGCGGAGAACGTCACCGAGACGGACTGCCTCACCATTGTCGGCTGGCACCAGCGCGCCATCGAGCTGTCCGGCGGCAGCGCCGTCCGCGTCACCCACCCCAAGTGTGTCGCCAAGGGTGCGCCTCACTGCGAGTACCTCTGTCAGTGGGACTAG